In the Verrucomicrobiia bacterium genome, one interval contains:
- the tig gene encoding trigger factor — protein MQVKKTQPSETEAVLAVVADAKELAPIKEHVLTHFQKNTKIPGFRAGKIPGDLLEKSVDQNALQTQFLEEAVEQLYVAAAREVNLRPVDNPQISIKKFVPFTTLEFEATVAVVGVVTLPDYTKIKKTKPEVKLTDADVKEVIKSLQMRAAEKKDVSRAAKDSDQVWIDYTGVDADTKESINGADGKDYPLVLGSNTFIPGFEPELIGLKAGDEKTFTLTFPKDYGVAMLQGRKVTFTVTVTKVQEVVEPKVDDAFAAKVGPFKTLAELKADIKKQLAIERQREADRNFESLLIKEISDKSAVAIPDVLIADQIERLMQEVQQNLVYRGQTIQEFLAAEGKTEETYKSDVLKPQAHDRVKASLVLAEIAEKEKLDVTPEELEIRMQVLKGQYKDEAMQAELEKPETRRDIASRILTEKTVSKLVAYTA, from the coding sequence ATGCAAGTAAAAAAGACTCAACCATCAGAGACAGAAGCCGTTCTAGCTGTTGTAGCTGACGCCAAAGAGCTCGCTCCCATAAAAGAACATGTCCTCACTCATTTCCAAAAAAACACCAAAATACCCGGCTTTCGTGCCGGCAAAATCCCAGGCGATCTACTAGAAAAGAGTGTTGACCAAAACGCGCTCCAAACCCAATTCCTAGAAGAAGCAGTCGAGCAACTCTATGTTGCTGCTGCCCGCGAAGTAAACCTGCGCCCCGTAGACAATCCTCAAATTTCTATCAAGAAATTCGTGCCATTCACCACCCTCGAATTCGAAGCCACTGTAGCTGTAGTAGGCGTCGTTACACTGCCTGACTACACCAAAATCAAAAAGACCAAGCCAGAGGTCAAGCTGACCGATGCAGATGTCAAAGAAGTTATCAAAAGCCTGCAAATGCGCGCCGCTGAAAAAAAAGACGTCAGCCGAGCCGCCAAAGATAGCGACCAAGTATGGATCGACTATACCGGCGTAGATGCCGACACCAAAGAATCTATCAATGGTGCTGACGGCAAAGATTATCCACTCGTCTTGGGCAGCAATACTTTTATTCCAGGATTCGAGCCAGAGCTCATTGGCCTAAAGGCTGGTGATGAAAAAACCTTCACCCTGACTTTCCCTAAAGACTACGGCGTGGCCATGCTACAAGGTCGCAAAGTGACCTTTACCGTAACGGTCACCAAAGTCCAAGAAGTCGTCGAGCCAAAAGTAGACGACGCCTTTGCGGCTAAAGTGGGACCATTCAAGACCCTCGCCGAGCTCAAAGCTGATATCAAAAAGCAGCTTGCCATCGAACGACAGCGGGAAGCCGATCGGAATTTTGAGTCACTCCTCATCAAAGAGATCAGCGACAAAAGCGCAGTAGCCATCCCCGACGTTCTAATAGCCGACCAAATCGAACGCCTCATGCAGGAGGTGCAGCAGAACCTCGTGTACCGAGGCCAGACCATCCAGGAATTCCTGGCAGCAGAAGGCAAAACCGAAGAGACATACAAATCCGATGTACTCAAACCACAAGCTCATGACCGCGTAAAAGCCAGTTTGGTTCTGGCTGAAATTGCCGAAAAAGAAAAGCTAGACGTTACACCCGAAGAACTCGAGATCCGCATGCAGGTCCTAAAAGGCCAGTACAAAGACGAAGCCATGCAGGCAGAGCTAGAAAAGCCCGAAACTCGTCGGGACATCGCCTCTCGTATCCTTACCGAGAAGACCGTCAGCAAACTCGTCGCCTACACCGCATAA
- a CDS encoding DNA-directed RNA polymerase subunit beta → MAKSSLSAKAALKKRTFFTKTDDVLDMPNLVDHQNRSFQWFIDEGLGELLAEISPIDDYTGTKLSLRFKDYRFEDPKTSELEARENNVSYEAPLKATVELTNKVTGEIKDQEIYLGDYPWMTARGTFVINGAERVVVSQLIRSAGVFFTADPHGTHNLYGAKVIPGRGAWLEFETAASGALYVKIDRKRKIAVTTLLRALGMSEAQIKDAFKHVDQGKLNYIDVTIDKDPARGNNDALIEVYRRLRPGDLATVDNARSLLENMFYNFKRFDFSRVGRYKINKRLNLDIANTTENRVMRIEDLVAIIAEIIRLNNSQEPADDIDSLANRRVKLVGELVQRQFRIGLLRMERNTKDRMSMSEIETVTPAQLINARPIVAAVREFFASSQLSQFMDQINPLSELAHKRRLSSMGPGGLSRERAGFEVRDAHATHYGRICAVETPEGANIGLVLNLATYARINEYGFIETPYRKVINALTAKDAVGYIAAINLDVDGKVVVKKGDKITAEAAKKLATVKGQITWPVKSKVTDKVLYLDASEEEQAVIASAGEEVDADGYFVNDRISARARLKAGEVDSDDVTHMDASRKQIIGSSAGLIPFIEKNYVYRSLMGSNQQRQAVPLVTPQAPIVGTGLESTAAHNSGQLIAAESDGEVVKAYGDEVIVKYKDQTVTYNPLHFVRSNEGSSINQKVVVNTGDKLKAGDPIIEGMSIADGELALGKDLVVAFMPWNGYNFEDAIILSRKLVEDDTLTSVHIVDFMVEVRETKLGPEIVTRDIPNVSEDALRHLDEDGIVRIGAEVHPGDILVGKITPKGEQELSSEERLLRAIFGEKAKEVRDTSQRMPNGKHGKVVGVKVFSRANGHELKAGVIMQIQVFVAQMRKISVGDKLGGRHGNKGVIARILPVEDMPFMEDGTPVDIILNPLGVPSRMNVGQLFETHLGMAARALGMKVASPSFNGVPTSKIHELLTEAGLPEDGKQRLFDGRTGDAYKERTTVGSMYMIKLNHMISDKIHARSTGPYTMVTQQPLGGKAQNGGQRFGEMEVWALEAYGASHTLQEMLTIKSDDVYGRSKAYESIIKGTEIVGPKVPESFNVLVKELQGLGLKVDLMSSSKVIDAEDVLAENIKDEASNLPQVEVPAPSISDVDVTQDVSADEFVVMELEDDIPATTVITADDSANDDDDTAMIGTDDTDDKEKEA, encoded by the coding sequence ATGGCAAAAAGCTCACTCAGCGCAAAGGCAGCGCTCAAGAAGCGAACGTTTTTTACCAAAACTGACGATGTACTCGACATGCCGAATCTTGTCGACCATCAAAACCGATCATTCCAGTGGTTTATAGACGAAGGACTTGGCGAACTGTTGGCCGAGATCAGCCCTATAGACGACTACACAGGCACCAAACTTTCTTTGCGGTTCAAAGATTACCGTTTTGAAGACCCCAAAACGTCCGAGCTGGAAGCTCGCGAAAACAACGTTTCGTACGAGGCACCCCTGAAAGCTACCGTCGAGCTGACCAACAAAGTCACTGGCGAAATCAAAGACCAAGAGATCTACCTGGGTGACTACCCATGGATGACTGCTCGTGGTACTTTTGTCATTAATGGCGCCGAGCGCGTTGTCGTAAGCCAGCTGATTCGCTCAGCCGGTGTTTTCTTTACTGCCGATCCACACGGTACGCACAATCTGTACGGCGCAAAGGTTATTCCTGGCCGTGGTGCTTGGCTAGAGTTCGAAACCGCTGCATCTGGTGCTCTCTACGTCAAGATCGACCGCAAGCGCAAGATTGCCGTTACCACCCTCCTGCGTGCTCTGGGTATGAGCGAAGCGCAGATCAAAGACGCCTTCAAACACGTTGACCAAGGCAAGCTGAACTACATCGATGTCACCATCGACAAAGACCCAGCTCGCGGCAACAACGACGCCCTCATCGAGGTCTACCGTCGTCTGCGTCCTGGCGACCTGGCAACCGTAGACAACGCCCGCAGCTTGCTAGAGAACATGTTCTACAACTTCAAGCGATTCGACTTCTCCCGCGTAGGTCGCTACAAAATCAACAAGCGCCTGAACCTAGATATTGCTAATACCACCGAAAATCGCGTGATGCGCATCGAAGACCTAGTGGCCATCATTGCCGAGATTATTCGCCTCAATAACTCGCAGGAACCAGCTGACGATATCGACAGCTTGGCCAATCGCCGCGTTAAATTGGTAGGCGAACTGGTTCAACGTCAATTCCGTATCGGTCTGCTGCGCATGGAGCGTAACACCAAAGACCGTATGAGTATGAGCGAAATCGAAACCGTCACGCCCGCCCAACTCATTAACGCTCGTCCTATTGTGGCTGCCGTTCGTGAGTTCTTTGCCAGTTCTCAGCTGTCACAGTTCATGGACCAGATCAATCCGCTTTCAGAGCTGGCCCACAAGCGCCGCCTGAGTTCTATGGGTCCTGGTGGCCTCAGCCGTGAACGTGCTGGCTTTGAAGTCCGCGACGCCCATGCTACTCACTATGGTCGTATCTGTGCCGTAGAAACTCCAGAAGGCGCCAACATTGGTTTGGTACTCAACCTGGCTACTTACGCACGTATTAATGAATACGGTTTCATCGAAACACCTTACCGCAAGGTCATCAACGCCCTTACAGCCAAAGATGCCGTCGGTTACATCGCCGCCATCAACCTAGATGTCGATGGCAAAGTGGTTGTCAAAAAAGGCGACAAAATCACTGCCGAAGCAGCCAAGAAGCTCGCTACTGTCAAAGGTCAAATAACATGGCCGGTTAAATCTAAGGTTACCGACAAGGTTCTCTACTTGGACGCTTCCGAAGAAGAGCAAGCAGTTATTGCCAGCGCCGGCGAAGAAGTCGATGCCGACGGTTACTTTGTGAACGACCGTATTTCTGCCCGGGCACGCCTAAAGGCTGGAGAAGTTGACTCAGACGACGTTACCCACATGGATGCTTCACGCAAGCAGATCATTGGTTCCAGCGCCGGCCTGATTCCTTTCATCGAAAAGAACTATGTGTACCGTTCGCTCATGGGTAGTAACCAGCAGCGCCAAGCAGTGCCACTAGTGACGCCACAGGCCCCAATTGTCGGTACCGGCCTAGAGTCAACAGCCGCTCATAACAGTGGTCAGTTGATTGCCGCCGAATCTGACGGCGAGGTCGTCAAGGCCTACGGCGACGAAGTCATTGTGAAGTACAAAGACCAGACCGTTACCTATAACCCGCTGCACTTTGTTCGTTCCAACGAAGGTAGCTCTATCAACCAAAAGGTTGTGGTGAACACCGGCGACAAATTAAAGGCTGGTGATCCTATCATCGAAGGCATGTCAATTGCCGACGGCGAACTCGCCCTTGGTAAAGACCTCGTTGTAGCCTTCATGCCCTGGAATGGTTACAACTTCGAAGACGCTATTATCCTCAGCCGCAAATTGGTCGAGGACGACACTCTTACTTCAGTCCATATTGTTGACTTCATGGTAGAAGTCCGCGAGACCAAGCTCGGTCCAGAAATTGTTACCCGCGATATTCCAAACGTTTCAGAAGACGCCCTGCGTCATCTGGACGAAGACGGCATTGTCCGCATTGGAGCAGAAGTCCATCCTGGTGACATCCTGGTTGGCAAGATTACTCCAAAGGGCGAGCAAGAACTCAGTTCTGAAGAGCGTCTGCTGCGCGCCATCTTTGGTGAAAAAGCCAAGGAAGTCCGCGACACCTCACAGCGTATGCCAAACGGCAAGCACGGTAAGGTTGTAGGCGTAAAAGTCTTCTCTCGCGCTAACGGCCATGAGTTAAAAGCCGGTGTCATCATGCAAATCCAGGTCTTTGTGGCCCAGATGCGCAAGATTTCTGTTGGCGACAAGCTTGGTGGACGTCATGGTAACAAGGGTGTTATCGCTCGTATCCTACCCGTAGAAGACATGCCCTTCATGGAAGACGGTACTCCTGTAGACATCATCCTGAATCCCCTCGGCGTACCATCACGTATGAACGTTGGTCAGTTATTCGAGACTCATCTAGGTATGGCCGCCCGTGCCTTGGGCATGAAAGTTGCCAGCCCCTCATTTAACGGCGTGCCAACTTCTAAGATTCACGAGCTTTTGACAGAAGCTGGCCTACCCGAAGATGGCAAACAACGTTTGTTCGACGGCCGCACCGGTGACGCCTACAAAGAGCGCACTACTGTTGGCTCTATGTACATGATCAAGCTCAACCACATGATTTCAGACAAGATCCACGCCCGCAGCACCGGACCATACACCATGGTTACGCAGCAGCCGCTTGGTGGTAAGGCACAAAACGGTGGACAGCGATTTGGAGAGATGGAAGTCTGGGCCCTCGAAGCTTACGGCGCATCCCACACTCTTCAAGAAATGCTGACTATCAAGTCAGACGATGTCTACGGACGCTCCAAAGCCTACGAATCCATCATCAAGGGTACCGAGATTGTCGGTCCAAAAGTTCCCGAAAGCTTTAACGTACTCGTGAAAGAACTCCAGGGCCTAGGCCTCAAGGTCGACCTGATGAGCAGTAGCAAGGTCATCGACGCCGAGGACGTACTGGCCGAGAACATCAAGGACGAAGCCAGCAATCTGCCTCAGGTAGAAGTCCCCGCACCAAGCATTTCCGATGTTGATGTCACACAAGATGTCTCCGCCGACGAATTTGTCGTCATGGAATTAGAAGACGATATTCCTGCCACAACAGTCATTACCGCAGATGATTCTGCGAACGATGACGACGATACCGCCATGATTGGAACAGACGATACCGACGATAAAGAGAAGGAGGCTTAA
- a CDS encoding ATP-dependent Clp protease proteolytic subunit produces MPLVPTVIEQEGRMERAYDIYSRLLKDRIIFLGEDVNSHTANLITAQLLFLDNEDSKKDIYFYINSPGGSVYDALAIYDTMQFVKADVQTFGIGVQASAAAFLLSSGAKGKRFILPHATVMIHQPSSGTRGKVTDQEIDLRESLRVKKLLEQIMARNTGQKPERIHEDMERDKWLNAEEAKKYGLVDKVIQTTSKS; encoded by the coding sequence ATGCCCTTAGTCCCGACCGTTATCGAACAAGAAGGCCGCATGGAGCGCGCCTATGACATATATTCTCGGCTGCTCAAAGATCGCATTATCTTTTTGGGTGAAGACGTCAATTCGCACACCGCCAACCTGATAACCGCGCAGCTGCTTTTCTTGGACAACGAAGATTCCAAAAAAGACATCTACTTTTATATAAACAGTCCGGGCGGCAGCGTCTATGACGCACTGGCCATCTACGACACCATGCAATTCGTAAAAGCCGACGTACAGACCTTTGGCATTGGTGTCCAGGCCAGCGCGGCAGCTTTCCTGCTGAGTTCCGGTGCCAAGGGCAAGCGCTTTATTCTGCCGCATGCCACTGTCATGATCCACCAACCCTCTAGTGGCACCCGCGGAAAAGTAACCGACCAAGAGATCGACCTACGCGAGTCTCTGCGTGTAAAGAAGCTGCTTGAACAAATCATGGCCAGGAACACCGGCCAAAAACCAGAAAGAATCCATGAAGACATGGAGCGCGACAAGTGGCTGAACGCCGAAGAGGCCAAAAAGTACGGCCTAGTAGACAAAGTGATCCAGACTACTTCCAAGTCGTAA